The Candidatus Paceibacterota bacterium genome has a window encoding:
- a CDS encoding 2,3-diphosphoglycerate-dependent phosphoglycerate mutase, which produces MAKLLLLRHLQSQWNKENRFTGWTDIPLSEEGIESAKEVAEKLAGFQIDKVYTSPLTRNRGTVSLILENLGKIDEDKSSSSPFTNAWVKDVPIIVDKALDERNYGRLQGLNKNDVKRQYGEAQVKLWRRGWNDAPPEGESLKDVYNRVVPFYEEHIEKDLKEGKNVLVVASHNSLRALVKHIENISDEQIINFEIPTGGLKEYDIVA; this is translated from the coding sequence ATGGCTAAATTACTTTTATTAAGGCATTTACAATCGCAGTGGAATAAAGAAAATCGCTTTACCGGCTGGACCGATATTCCTTTGAGTGAAGAGGGAATTGAGAGCGCAAAAGAGGTTGCTGAAAAGTTGGCTGGTTTTCAAATCGATAAAGTTTACACTTCGCCCTTAACCAGAAACAGGGGAACTGTTTCTTTAATTTTGGAAAATCTTGGCAAAATCGATGAAGATAAATCTTCATCTTCACCCTTCACTAACGCTTGGGTAAAAGATGTGCCGATTATTGTTGATAAAGCGTTGGACGAAAGGAATTACGGAAGGCTGCAAGGATTAAATAAAAACGATGTTAAAAGGCAATACGGCGAAGCACAGGTTAAGCTATGGAGAAGGGGATGGAACGATGCGCCGCCAGAAGGCGAAAGCCTGAAAGACGTATATAACAGAGTGGTGCCGTTTTACGAAGAACACATTGAAAAAGATTTAAAAGAAGGGAAAAACGTTCTGGTGGTGGCCAGTCATAACAGCCTGAGAGCTTTGGTTAAGCATATTGAGAATATTTCTGACGAACAGATCATCAATTTTGAAATACCGACGGGCGGCTTGAAAGAATATGACATAGTGGCTTGA
- a CDS encoding Rrf2 family transcriptional regulator: MFKISTKSQYGLRAMVYLAKCKKDICPLKFISKEEGISFDYLEKILSKLEKTGLVKAKKGVQGGYFLAKKPSKIRISEIICALEDSKGLVKCTAKGKSCPMERKCLAKSFWLKIQKTLDSALSSITLADLIKK; the protein is encoded by the coding sequence ATGTTCAAAATATCCACCAAATCACAATACGGACTGAGAGCGATGGTTTATCTGGCAAAATGCAAAAAAGATATTTGTCCCTTGAAATTTATTTCAAAAGAAGAAGGGATTTCTTTCGATTATCTGGAAAAGATACTTTCTAAGCTCGAAAAAACTGGATTAGTTAAGGCGAAAAAAGGCGTTCAGGGCGGATACTTTTTAGCTAAGAAACCCTCAAAAATAAGAATCAGCGAAATAATCTGCGCCCTGGAAGACAGCAAAGGCCTGGTTAAATGCACGGCAAAAGGCAAATCTTGTCCCATGGAGAGAAAATGTCTGGCTAAAAGCTTTTGGCTGAAAATCCAAAAAACCTTGGATTCCGCTTTAAGTTCGATAACTTTGGCTGATTTAATAAAAAAATGA
- a CDS encoding FAD-dependent oxidoreductase: MIYDVIIIGGGPAGVAAGIYASRQRLNALLITKSFGGQMARKAVAIENYPGFEEISGLDLIKKFEKHLRKFTSGQPGRGQIKIELALVSKIKKAGKTFSVLTGKKKKFKSKTVLIASGADPRPLEVPGEKKFIGKGVSYCTACDAPLYAGKDVVVVGGGNSGFEAALFLAGWVRKLYILENSSKVSADQSIQEKAKKTGKIKVITSAALKKVEGKKFVESLVYQDNETKKTVSLKVGGIFVEIGSQPATSFVKGLVDFSERDEIVIDQKTMQTKTTGLFAAGDVSDVIFKQIVVAAGEGTKALLAISNYLQKNGWN, encoded by the coding sequence GTCATAATAATTGGCGGCGGACCTGCTGGCGTTGCTGCCGGCATTTATGCTTCCAGACAGCGCTTAAACGCGCTTTTAATAACCAAGAGCTTTGGCGGGCAAATGGCCAGGAAAGCTGTTGCCATTGAGAATTATCCCGGGTTTGAAGAAATATCCGGACTTGATTTGATTAAGAAGTTTGAAAAGCACTTGAGGAAATTCACTTCTGGACAGCCAGGTAGGGGCCAGATCAAAATCGAGCTTGCATTAGTTTCAAAAATTAAAAAAGCAGGAAAGACTTTTTCGGTTTTGACCGGAAAGAAAAAAAAATTCAAAAGCAAGACGGTTCTCATTGCTTCCGGAGCTGACCCTCGGCCTTTAGAGGTGCCAGGCGAAAAGAAATTCATTGGCAAGGGAGTTTCCTACTGTACAGCCTGTGATGCTCCCTTATATGCTGGCAAAGACGTGGTGGTTGTCGGAGGAGGGAACTCCGGGTTTGAAGCAGCTCTGTTTTTGGCCGGTTGGGTCAGAAAATTATACATTTTGGAAAATTCTTCAAAAGTCAGTGCCGATCAATCAATTCAGGAAAAAGCCAAAAAAACAGGCAAGATTAAAGTGATAACTTCAGCTGCTTTGAAAAAAGTGGAAGGAAAGAAATTTGTTGAATCTTTGGTTTACCAGGATAATGAAACGAAAAAGACGGTTTCTTTGAAAGTCGGAGGCATTTTTGTTGAAATCGGCTCGCAGCCTGCCACTTCTTTTGTCAAAGGCTTGGTTGATTTCAGTGAAAGGGATGAAATAGTTATCGACCAAAAGACAATGCAGACCAAGACTACTGGTCTCTTTGCTGCAGGAGACGTCAGCGACGTTATCTTCAAGCAAATCGTTGTGGCGGCCGGCGAAGGCACCAAAGCGCTTTTAGCTATTTCAAATTATCTTCAAAAAAATGGCTGGAATTAA
- a CDS encoding SufD family Fe-S cluster assembly protein: protein MINVKNANYLQIDHKVKNIFGLPGVIVLPSLQAWLKFEWTRPYFVKKPKEGYFVWVKKQVDSTLTTCLTIASPKVYQNLTNLMVVEKGIKAKANVVCNAAKNNLYGSHRARGKLILKEGASLEYNHVHKWGQNDFVSPNYEFILGKDSSLVYNYQNLLPPKQVSLKTTIHAGKNASANLNFVLQGKNDSKIDIYDALHLEGENSQGIVKLRLVGKERSEISAKSLIVAKAASKGHLDCQGLLVDKGSKISLMPELICHNKKAQLTHEASIGKISEEELNYLRMRGLSEKEAIDLIVSGFLKQ from the coding sequence ATGATAAATGTAAAAAATGCAAACTATCTTCAAATTGACCATAAGGTAAAGAATATTTTCGGATTGCCGGGGGTAATCGTTTTACCAAGTCTCCAGGCCTGGCTGAAATTTGAATGGACAAGGCCTTATTTTGTTAAGAAGCCCAAAGAAGGGTATTTTGTTTGGGTCAAAAAGCAAGTGGATTCTACCTTGACCACTTGTTTGACGATCGCTTCGCCAAAGGTTTACCAGAATTTAACCAATCTCATGGTTGTTGAAAAGGGCATAAAGGCCAAAGCTAATGTTGTTTGCAATGCAGCTAAGAACAATTTATACGGTAGTCATAGGGCCCGAGGCAAGCTCATTCTAAAAGAAGGAGCCAGTTTAGAATATAATCATGTCCACAAATGGGGTCAGAATGATTTTGTCAGTCCTAATTACGAATTCATTCTCGGAAAAGATTCTTCTTTAGTTTACAATTACCAGAATTTGCTTCCGCCAAAACAGGTTTCTTTAAAAACGACAATTCATGCCGGTAAGAACGCTTCTGCTAACTTGAATTTTGTTTTGCAAGGCAAAAACGATTCTAAGATAGACATATATGACGCTTTGCATCTTGAAGGCGAAAATTCCCAAGGGATAGTTAAATTAAGATTGGTCGGCAAAGAAAGAAGCGAAATTTCGGCTAAAAGCTTGATTGTAGCCAAAGCTGCAAGCAAGGGGCATTTGGATTGTCAGGGATTGCTGGTAGACAAGGGTTCAAAGATTTCTTTAATGCCCGAACTGATCTGCCATAATAAGAAAGCTCAGCTGACCCATGAAGCTTCCATAGGCAAGATTTCAGAAGAAGAGCTGAATTATTTGAGAATG
- a CDS encoding ATP-binding cassette domain-containing protein: protein MSNLLKIKNLYVNGNGKEILKGVDLEVEKGQIQAILGPNASGKSTLAQAILGNSKYKVTKGSILFCGKEIKRLSPEKRVKLGLALSWQSPPAIKGVKLSRLLEKISKDRNNTETIEHLLDREVNLDFSGGEKRAAELVQILALNPKLVIFDEIDSGLDLKKTETVAKTIKKLLLDRKVSVLLITHSGTILNFLKPDITSVIVDGRVICQEKDFRKVLRSIKRYGYDKCKKCKLSSN, encoded by the coding sequence ATGAGCAATTTATTAAAGATTAAAAACTTGTACGTTAATGGAAACGGTAAAGAAATATTAAAGGGCGTGGATTTGGAAGTGGAAAAAGGCCAGATACAGGCGATTTTGGGACCCAATGCTTCTGGCAAAAGCACTTTGGCCCAGGCGATTTTGGGTAATTCTAAATACAAAGTGACCAAAGGCAGCATTCTGTTTTGCGGAAAAGAGATTAAAAGGCTTTCTCCGGAAAAAAGAGTAAAACTGGGTTTGGCTTTGTCTTGGCAGTCTCCTCCAGCGATAAAAGGAGTTAAACTTTCAAGACTTTTGGAAAAGATATCAAAAGACCGAAACAATACTGAAACGATTGAGCATTTACTGGACAGGGAGGTCAATCTTGATTTTTCAGGAGGGGAAAAAAGAGCAGCTGAGCTAGTCCAGATTCTGGCTTTAAATCCCAAGCTTGTTATTTTCGATGAAATTGATTCAGGTTTGGATCTAAAAAAAACAGAAACCGTTGCCAAAACCATTAAGAAATTATTATTAGATAGAAAGGTTTCTGTGCTGCTGATAACCCATTCTGGAACAATTTTGAATTTTTTAAAGCCCGACATTACCAGCGTAATAGTTGATGGCAGGGTTATTTGCCAGGAAAAAGATTTCAGAAAAGTTTTAAGAAGCATTAAAAGATACGGCTATGATAAATGTAAAAAATGCAAACTATCTTCAAATTGA
- the eno gene encoding phosphopyruvate hydratase, with protein sequence MAGIKGIKARKILDSKGNPTVCAQVITDSGSFSASVPAGTSKGRFEAKTKDVKTAVKNINKAICRKIAGKEAASQKQIDAWLFRNKSRFGANATLATSIAVLRAGARSKKLPLWKWISAIAGTKPRIPYPLVLQIEGGLHAKNKLNIQEFMTAFPKSSFKESFFQSKKVYNLLRKNLIKKYGRSAAVLGLEGAFVATAKKTEQALDRIIESVKEAGFKNKARIVLDAAASSFFKKGKYFFEGEKKSKKEMLDFYVGLLKKYPAIIAIEDPFSEEDWHGWKLMNLKFKKLLIVGDDLTVTNPGRIKLARKRKACNAVIIKPNQIGTVSEAITASKLAKSYGWKIIVSHRSGETMDDFIADLAVGIGADFIKSGAPSKPERMVKYSRLLKIEKEIHG encoded by the coding sequence ATGGCTGGAATTAAAGGAATCAAAGCCAGGAAAATTTTAGATTCAAAAGGAAATCCCACAGTTTGCGCGCAAGTTATTACTGACTCTGGCAGTTTTTCAGCTTCAGTGCCCGCAGGCACTTCAAAAGGCAGATTTGAAGCAAAAACCAAAGACGTAAAAACAGCTGTAAAAAACATTAACAAAGCTATATGTAGAAAGATTGCAGGAAAAGAAGCAGCTTCTCAAAAACAGATAGATGCATGGTTATTCAGAAACAAGTCCCGCTTTGGGGCAAATGCCACCTTGGCTACTTCTATTGCTGTTTTAAGGGCAGGGGCCAGAAGTAAAAAACTGCCTCTCTGGAAATGGATTTCTGCAATTGCCGGTACAAAGCCGAGAATTCCTTATCCTTTGGTTTTGCAGATTGAAGGCGGGCTTCACGCCAAAAACAAGCTGAATATTCAAGAGTTTATGACGGCTTTTCCTAAAAGCTCTTTTAAAGAAAGTTTTTTTCAAAGCAAGAAAGTATATAATCTACTAAGGAAGAATTTAATTAAAAAGTACGGCAGATCAGCTGCAGTTTTGGGTCTAGAAGGTGCTTTTGTGGCAACTGCCAAAAAAACAGAACAAGCTCTTGATAGAATAATTGAATCTGTGAAAGAAGCCGGTTTTAAAAACAAAGCAAGAATTGTTTTAGATGCTGCTGCTTCTTCATTTTTTAAAAAAGGGAAATATTTCTTTGAAGGAGAAAAAAAGAGCAAAAAAGAAATGCTTGATTTCTATGTTGGTCTTCTCAAAAAATATCCTGCCATAATCGCCATAGAGGATCCTTTTTCTGAAGAAGACTGGCATGGGTGGAAATTAATGAATTTAAAGTTTAAAAAGCTTTTGATTGTCGGAGATGATTTGACTGTCACCAATCCCGGCAGAATCAAGCTGGCCAGGAAGAGAAAAGCCTGCAATGCCGTAATTATAAAGCCCAATCAGATCGGTACGGTTTCTGAAGCGATTACAGCTTCTAAGCTGGCAAAATCATACGGTTGGAAAATTATCGTTTCCCATCGTTCGGGAGAAACCATGGATGATTTCATTGCTGATCTGGCTGTCGGCATCGGAGCTGATTTTATAAAATCCGGCGCTCCGTCAAAACCGGAAAGAATGGTAAAATACAGCAGATTATTGAAAATAGAAAAAGAAATTCATGGCTAA